In the Populus trichocarpa isolate Nisqually-1 chromosome 1, P.trichocarpa_v4.1, whole genome shotgun sequence genome, one interval contains:
- the LOC7477793 gene encoding uncharacterized protein LOC7477793, which yields MAQTAEESGNDSGKLEHHGREDSEYVRLVISDEPRAPEFDISQLQSRARIKAFIWWIKALIWCLVITILLLVFVKWGVPFLFEKVLLPMMEWEATAFGRPVLALVLTASLALFPVFLIPSGPSMWLAGMIFGYGIGFVIIMVGTTIGMVLPYLIGLVFRERIHQWLKRWPQKASMIRLAGEGSWFHQFKVVALFRVSPFPYTIFNYAIVVTSMTFWPYLCGSVAGMVPEAFIYIYSGRLIRTFADVKYENYHLTAVEIIYNIISFIIAVVTTVAFTVYAKRALKDLEKEEATEEVPPTHQESHEMRKLPLERPKHAGLSSFSL from the exons ATGGCACAGACTGCGGAGGAGTCGGGAAACGACAGCGGGAAGTTGGAGCATCATGGTAGGGAAGACAGTGAATATGTTAGGCTTGTTATATCCGACGAACCAAGGGCACCTGAATTTGATATTTCACAACTGCAATCGAGAGCTAGGATTAAAGCTTTCATCTGGTGGATCAAAGCTTTAATTTGGTGTCTTGTTATCACCATACTTCTTCTCGTTTTCGTGAAATGGGGGGTTCCATTTCTTTTTGAGAAG GTTCTCTTGCCAATGATGGAATGGGAAGCAACTGCCTTTGGACGTCCAGTCCTCGCCCTTGTGCTTACTGCTTCTCTTGCCTTGTTCCCAGTGTTCCTAATTCCTTCAGGTCCTTCCATGTGGTTGGCTGGAATGATCTTTGGATATGGTATTGGGTTTGTGATAATCATGGTTGGAACCACTATTGGGATGGTCCTGCCCTATTTGATTGGGCTAGTTTTCCGTGAACGCATCCAT CAATGGTTGAAGAGATGGCCTCAGAAAGCTTCTATGATTAGACTTGCTGGGGAGGGGAGCTGGTTCCATCAATTTAAAGTGGTTGCCCTCTTTAGGGTTTCACCATTTCCGTACACAATTTTCAACTATGCAATAGTGGTAACAAGTATGACATTTTGGCCCTACTTGTGTGGTTCAGTTGCTGGAATGGTACCAGAAGCTTTTATCTACATCTACAG TGGTAGGTTGATAAGGACATTTGCTGATGTGAAGTATGAGAACTATCACTTGACTGCTGTGGAAATAATATACAACATCATCTCCTTCATTATTGCTGTTGTTACTACGGTTGCTTTCACTGTTTATGCAAAAAGAGCTCTGAAGGACCTTGAAAAGGAAGAGGCTACTGAAGAAGTTCCCCCCACCCACCAAGAAAGTCATGAGATGAGAAAGCTTCCACTTGAAAGACCTAAGCATGCAGGTTTGTCATCTTTTTCATTATAG
- the LOC7477794 gene encoding MLO-like protein 13 isoform X2, producing MAEESKSLQYTPTWVIAAVCFVIVLASIFAERGLHKLGKFLRNTEQDALFEALQKLKEELMLLGFISLLLTVTQNTISRICIPPQLAITMLPCKRETESSNHEKIYNQAINNRRHLLSATNSAERCAREGKVPLVSVEALHQLHIFIFVLAIVHVIFCVSTMILGGARIRQWKTWEDSIRHPSETFRDQAKHQHEHHYFHKFIKKHEKGYWRKSAVLSWLIAFFKQFYHSITKSDYIALRKGFITAHCPHVLNFDFHNYMMRTLQIDFKRIVTISWYLWLFVVMFLLMNVEGWHSFFWLSFLPVILLLLVGAKLEHIITSLGHRVAEKTVPIDEARVQPSDEHFWLEKPAIVLDLIQFILFQNSFEIAFFFWIWSTYGFRSCIMERVGYIVPRLIMGLVVQVLCSYSTLPLYALVSQMGTSFRKGMFGQDVEAAIGIWAGGAKDKRDPSENHGARMHKLATESSHSAAQEMVIDGGTELSSVTQAPVS from the exons ATGGCGGAAGAATCCAAATCTTTGCAGTACACACCTACATGGGTGATTGCTGCTGTCTGTTTTGTCATTGTTCTCGCCTCCATTTTTGCAGAGCGAGGTCTTCATAAACTGGGAAAG TTCTTGAGGAATACGGAGCAAGATGCATTGTTTGAAGCcttgcaaaaattaaaagaag AATTGATGCTTTTAGGGTTCATTTCCCTTCTGCTAACAGTTACCCAAAATACAATAAGCCGCATATGCATCCCACCTCAGCTTGCTATTACCATGTTGCCATGCAAGAGAGAAACTGAGAGCAGCAACCACGAAAAAATCTATAATCAAGCTATAAACAATCGACGTCATCTACTATCTGCAACTAATAGTGCAGAACGTTGTGCTCGTGAG GGGAAGGTTCCATTGGTGTCTGTGGAAGCATTGCACCAACTGCATATTTTCATCTTTGTGTTGGCAATTGTCCATGTTATCTTTTGTGTATCTACAATGATTCTTGGAGGGGCAAGG ATACGACAATGGAAGACTTGGGAGGATTCCATAAGACATCCATCAGAAACATTCAGAG ATCAAGCAAAGCATCAACATGAACACCATTATTTTCACAAGTTCATTAAAAAACACGAAAAAGGATATTGGAGAAAGTCAGCTGTTTTAAGTTGGCTG ATAGCATTCTTCAAACAATTTTATCACTCCATTACCAAATCAGACTACATTGCTCTTCGAAAAGGATTTATCACA GCGCATTGTCCCCATgtgttgaattttgattttcacaatTACATGATGCGGACACTGCAGATTGATTTCAAAAGAATTGTTACCATAAG CTGGTATCTGTGGCTCTTTGTTGTGATGTTTTTGCTGATGAATGTGGAAG GGTGGCATTCATTTTTTTGGCTGTCCTTTTTACCAGTAATT CTTCTGCTACTCGTTGGCGCTAAGTTAGAACACATTATCACTAGTTTAGGCCACAGAGTTGCAGAGAAGACAGTTCCTATCGATGAAGCACGAGTACAGCCTTCAGATGAACATTTCTGGCTTGAGAAACCTGCCATTGTTCTTGACTTGATTCAGTTCATTCTGTTTCAGAATTCATTTGAGATTGCTTTCTTCTTCTGGATTTGG AGCACATACGGATTCCGCTCATGCATCATGGAAAGAGTGGGCTACATTGTGCCAAGGCTTATTATGGG TTTAGTTGTTCAAGTTCTATGCAGTTACAGCACCTTGCCTTTGTATGCTCTAGTCTCACAG ATGGGCACCAGTTTTAGGAAAGGGATGTTTGGTCAGGATGTGGAAGCGGCAATAGGAATCTGGGCAGGCGGAGCAAAGGACAAGAGGGACCCAAGCGAGAACCACGGAGCACGTATGCATAAACTAGCCACAGAATCATCTCATAGTGCGGCACAAGAAATGGTTATTGATGGAGGCACAGAGCTTTCTTCTGTGACCCAAGCGCCTGTATCTTGA
- the LOC7477794 gene encoding MLO-like protein 13 isoform X1, with translation MLFQCDFQILLPDTQKSHSQGTMAEESKSLQYTPTWVIAAVCFVIVLASIFAERGLHKLGKFLRNTEQDALFEALQKLKEELMLLGFISLLLTVTQNTISRICIPPQLAITMLPCKRETESSNHEKIYNQAINNRRHLLSATNSAERCAREGKVPLVSVEALHQLHIFIFVLAIVHVIFCVSTMILGGARIRQWKTWEDSIRHPSETFRDQAKHQHEHHYFHKFIKKHEKGYWRKSAVLSWLIAFFKQFYHSITKSDYIALRKGFITAHCPHVLNFDFHNYMMRTLQIDFKRIVTISWYLWLFVVMFLLMNVEGWHSFFWLSFLPVILLLLVGAKLEHIITSLGHRVAEKTVPIDEARVQPSDEHFWLEKPAIVLDLIQFILFQNSFEIAFFFWIWSTYGFRSCIMERVGYIVPRLIMGLVVQVLCSYSTLPLYALVSQMGTSFRKGMFGQDVEAAIGIWAGGAKDKRDPSENHGARMHKLATESSHSAAQEMVIDGGTELSSVTQAPVS, from the exons ATGCTTTTCCAAT GTGACTTTCAAATTCTTCTACCAGACACTCAAAAATCACATTCACAGGGTACTATGGCGGAAGAATCCAAATCTTTGCAGTACACACCTACATGGGTGATTGCTGCTGTCTGTTTTGTCATTGTTCTCGCCTCCATTTTTGCAGAGCGAGGTCTTCATAAACTGGGAAAG TTCTTGAGGAATACGGAGCAAGATGCATTGTTTGAAGCcttgcaaaaattaaaagaag AATTGATGCTTTTAGGGTTCATTTCCCTTCTGCTAACAGTTACCCAAAATACAATAAGCCGCATATGCATCCCACCTCAGCTTGCTATTACCATGTTGCCATGCAAGAGAGAAACTGAGAGCAGCAACCACGAAAAAATCTATAATCAAGCTATAAACAATCGACGTCATCTACTATCTGCAACTAATAGTGCAGAACGTTGTGCTCGTGAG GGGAAGGTTCCATTGGTGTCTGTGGAAGCATTGCACCAACTGCATATTTTCATCTTTGTGTTGGCAATTGTCCATGTTATCTTTTGTGTATCTACAATGATTCTTGGAGGGGCAAGG ATACGACAATGGAAGACTTGGGAGGATTCCATAAGACATCCATCAGAAACATTCAGAG ATCAAGCAAAGCATCAACATGAACACCATTATTTTCACAAGTTCATTAAAAAACACGAAAAAGGATATTGGAGAAAGTCAGCTGTTTTAAGTTGGCTG ATAGCATTCTTCAAACAATTTTATCACTCCATTACCAAATCAGACTACATTGCTCTTCGAAAAGGATTTATCACA GCGCATTGTCCCCATgtgttgaattttgattttcacaatTACATGATGCGGACACTGCAGATTGATTTCAAAAGAATTGTTACCATAAG CTGGTATCTGTGGCTCTTTGTTGTGATGTTTTTGCTGATGAATGTGGAAG GGTGGCATTCATTTTTTTGGCTGTCCTTTTTACCAGTAATT CTTCTGCTACTCGTTGGCGCTAAGTTAGAACACATTATCACTAGTTTAGGCCACAGAGTTGCAGAGAAGACAGTTCCTATCGATGAAGCACGAGTACAGCCTTCAGATGAACATTTCTGGCTTGAGAAACCTGCCATTGTTCTTGACTTGATTCAGTTCATTCTGTTTCAGAATTCATTTGAGATTGCTTTCTTCTTCTGGATTTGG AGCACATACGGATTCCGCTCATGCATCATGGAAAGAGTGGGCTACATTGTGCCAAGGCTTATTATGGG TTTAGTTGTTCAAGTTCTATGCAGTTACAGCACCTTGCCTTTGTATGCTCTAGTCTCACAG ATGGGCACCAGTTTTAGGAAAGGGATGTTTGGTCAGGATGTGGAAGCGGCAATAGGAATCTGGGCAGGCGGAGCAAAGGACAAGAGGGACCCAAGCGAGAACCACGGAGCACGTATGCATAAACTAGCCACAGAATCATCTCATAGTGCGGCACAAGAAATGGTTATTGATGGAGGCACAGAGCTTTCTTCTGTGACCCAAGCGCCTGTATCTTGA
- the LOC7491486 gene encoding endoglucanase 25, giving the protein MSMYGRDPWGGSLEINAADSATDDDRSRNLNDLDRAALSRPLDETQQSWLLGPAEQKKKKKYVDLGCIIVSRKIFVWTVGSIVAAALLVGLITVIVEAVPRHRHNHTPADNYTLALHKALMFFNAQKSGKLPKHNNVSWRGSSCLSDGKGKQGSFYKDLVGGYYDAGDAIKFHFPASFAMTMLSWSVIEYSAKYEATGELNHVKEIIKWGADYFLKTFNSSSDTINTMVAQVGTGDTSGGSTTPNDHYCWMRPEDIDYERLVTECSHCSDLAAEMAAALASASIVFKDNKAYSQKLVHGARTLFQFARDQRGRYSERGSEAAIFYNSTSYWDEFVWGGAWLYYATGNNSYLQLATNPGIAKHAGAFWGGPDYGVLSWDNKLAGTQLLLSRLRLFLSPGYPYEEILRTFHNQTSIIMCSYLPIFTKFNRTRGGLIELNHGRPQPLQYVVNAAFLATLYSDYLEAADTPGWYCGPNFYSTDVLRDFAKTQIDYILGKNPRKMSYVVGFGNHYPKHVHHRGASIPKNKIRYNCKGGWKWRDTTKPNPNTLVGAMVAGPDRHDGFRDVRTNYNYTEPTIAGNAGLVAALVALSGDKTTGIDKNTIFSAVPPMFPTPPPPPAPWRP; this is encoded by the exons ATGAGCATGTATGGTAGAGATCCTTGGGGAGGATCCCTGGAGATAAATGCAGCAGATTCGGCAACAGATGATGATAGGAGCAGGAACTTGAATGACTTAGACAGGGCAGCTTTGTCAAGGCCGTTGGATGAGACTCAACAGAGTTGGTTACTGGGTCCAGCtgagcaaaagaagaagaagaaatatgtgGATCTGGGTTGTATCATTGTTAGTCGCAAGATCTTTGTGTGGACTGTTGGGAGTATTGTTGCTGCTGCTCTCCTGGTTGGTTTGATTACTGTTATTGTTGAAGCTGTGCCTCGCCATCGTCACAATCATACCCCCGCTGATAACTACACCCTTGCTCTACACAAGGCACTCATGTTCTTCAATGCGCAAAAAT CAGGAAAGCTTCCAAAGCATAATAATGTGTCATGGAGGGGAAGCTCGTGTTTGAGCGACGGGAAAGGTAAACAAGGTAGTTTTTACAAAGATCTGGTGGGTGGATATTATGATGCTGGGGATGCCATCAAGTTTCACTTCCCTGCTTCTTTTGCGATGACAATGTTGAGCTGGAGTGTTATAGAATATAGTGCGAAATATGAAGCTACTGGGGAGCTTAACCAtgtcaaagaaattattaagtGGGGAGCTGATTACTTTCTTAAGACATTTAACAGTTCTTCTGATACCATCAACACGATGGTTGCCCAG GTTGGCACGGGGGATACTTCTGGTGGGAGTACCACTCCAAATGATCATTACTGCTGGATGCGTCCTGAGGACATTGATTATGAAAGACTTGTAACTGAATGCAGCCATTGCTCTGATCTTGCTGCTGAAATGGCTGCTGCCTTAGCTTCTGCATCCATTGTTTTCAAAGATAACAAGGCCTACTCTCAGAAACTTGTTCATGGTGCCAGAACTCTCTTTCAATTTGCAAGAGATCAGCGAGGTAGATACAGTGAAAGAGGGTCAGAAGCTGCCATTTTCTATAATTCAACTAGTTACTGGGATGAATTTGTTTGGGGTGGAGCTTGGCTGTACTATGCAACTGGAAATAATTCCTATCTTCAGCTTGCTACAAATCCTGGCATAGCCAAGCATGCTGGTGCTTTTTGGGGAGGGCCGGACTATGGTGTCCTTAGCTGGGACAACAAGCTTGCTGGTACTCAG CTACTTTTGAGCCGTTTAAGATTGTTCTTGAGCCCTGGTTATCCGTATGAAGAAATACTAAGGACATTTCACAACCAGACCAGTATAATCATGTGTTCGTACCTGCCAATTTTCACGAAGTTTAATAGAACAAGAG GAGGCTTGATCGAGTTAAATCATGGAAGGCCTCAGCCCCTTCAGTATGTTGTCAACGCTGCCTTCCTAGCTACCCTATATAGTGATTATCTTGAGGCTGCTGATACACCTGGATGGTACTGTGGACCAAATTTTTACTCTACTGACGTGTTGCGTGATTTTGCCAAGACTCAG ATTGATTACATCCTGGGCAAAAATCCTCGTAAAATGAGCTATGTTGTGGGTTTTGGTAATCATTATCCAAAACATGTCCACCACAGAGGTGCATCTATCCCTAAGAACAAGATCAGGTATAACTGTAAAGGAGGATGGAAATGGAGGGACACCACGAAGCCAAATCCAAATACACTTGTTGGAGCCATGGTTGCTGGTCCTGACAGGCATGATGGTTTCCGTGATGTTCGCACCAACTACAATTATACAGAGCCAACGATTGCTGGAAATGCTGGATTAGTTGCAGCACTTGTGGCGTTGTCAGGTGACAAAACTACTGGGATTGATAAGAACACCATATTCTCTGCAGTTCCCCCAATGTTTCCAACTCCGCCGCCACCTCCAGCACCTTGGAGACCATGA
- the LOC7491487 gene encoding ferric reduction oxidase 6, producing the protein MDGNSVQEPLLLSEISVKKTSLFVSSVKWILKILMWAIFVAWIGVIFLFPTQFGNGLLEKYIHATNGNPCGITGSLFLVLSGPVLVIAFLSIFHLIISGDEEFQQKKSSKHPGVRLWTFPFLVDGPFGVVSAAEFIGILLFVVYVIWALYAYIIQSLNRISGEDLTLMEESILFLKMMGGHLGSMGLYCMAFLFLPVARGSVLLRFINIPFEHATRYHVWLGHLTMVLFTLHGLLYVVGWAMEGNLLHKLLSWKDIGVAILPGVISLVAGLLMWVTSLPPVRKWNFELFFYTHQLYVVFVLGLALHVGDFIFSMAAGGIFLFMLDRFLRLCQSRRTVDIISAKSLPCGTVELVLSKPGNLRYNALSFVFLQIRELSWLQWHPFSVSSSPLDGKYHLSILIKVLGEWTARLRGSIMNISEAEQPASPSQPRPKITASVEGPYGHEAPYHLMYENLILVAGGIGISPFLAILSDILHRVNEGRPCLPRNILIVWAVKRSNELPLLSTMDLESICPYFYDKLNLEISIYVTRESDPPLEEGDIHNVTVSSVCPMSKGCGMSVLVGTGDSIWSGLYVISSTVGFVISLGILYIFYINPCSISTWWYKGLLFFGCMLASVVIFGGLVVGLWHLWEKKISAREEYEENRLKPGMVQHNEDAVNLFQKNHTSITTIQYGSRPDFKEIFGSISEHWGYADVGVIICGPPTLETSVAREIRSRNLKRESHHPVFHFHSHAFDL; encoded by the exons ATGGATGGAAACTCTGTTCAGGAACCTCTTCTTTTGAGTGAAATAAGTGTCAAGAAAACATCTCTCTTTGTTTCATCAGTGAAATGGATTCTCAAGATTCTAATGTGGGCTATTTTTGTTGCATGGATTGGGGTTATCTTTCTCTTCCCAACACAGTTTGGTAATGGATTGCTTGAGAAATACATTCATGCCACCAATGGAAATCCTTGCGGTATTACAG GAAGCTTATTCCTTGTATTAAGTGGACCGGTTCTTGTTATTGCCTTTCTTTCCATATTTCATCTTATCATATCTGGTGACGAGGAGTTCCAGCA GAAGAAGAGTTCGAAACACCCAGGCGTCCGCTTATGGACATTCCCTTTTCTTGTGGATGGACCATTCGGGGTTGTTTCTGCTGCTGAGTTTATTGGCATTCTACTCTTTGTTGTGTATGTTATCTGGGCCTTGTATGCTTATATAATCCAGAGTCTCAACCGTATATCTGGGGAGGATTTGACCCTTATGGAGGAAAg TATTCTGTTCTTGAAAATGATGGGAGGTCATCTTGGTTCAATGGGATTATATTGCATggcatttttgtttcttcctgTTGCAAGAGGATCAGTTCTTCTCCGTTTTATCAATATCCCATTTGAGCATGCCACGAGATACCATGTATGGCTGGGGCACCTGACAATGGTGCTGTTTACTCTCCATGGGCTATTGTACGTAGTTGGATGGGCAATGGAGGGCAACCTCCTGCATAAA CTATTATCATGGAAAGATATTGGTGTTGCTATTCTTCCTGGAGTTATCAGCCTTGTCGCTGGTCTATTGATGTGGGTGACATCACTTCCTCCTGTTCGGAAGTGGAATTTTGAATTGTTCTTTTACACCCATCAACTATACGTGGTCTTTGTTCTCGGCTTGGCATTGCATGTTGGTGACTTTATTTTTAGTATGGCTGCTGGTggaatatttcttttcatgctTGATCGATTTCTGAGATTATGCCAATCACGAAGGACTGTTGATATAATTTCAGCCAAGAGCCTTCCATGTGGAACTGTGGAATTGGTCCTTTCAAAACCTGGAA ATCTGCGGTACAATGCCCTCAGTTTTGTATTCCTTCAAATTCGGGAATTATCTTGGCTGCAATGGCATCCTTTCAGTGTTTCATCTAGTCCCTTGGATGGTAAATATCATTTGTCAATTCTTATAAAAGTTCTTGGGGAGTGGACAGCTAGGCTCAGAGGAAGTATCATGAACATATCCGAGGCTGAACAACCAGCTTCCCCTTCCCAACCTCGTCCTAAGATAACAGCTTCTGTTGAGGGGCCATACGGGCATGAAGCGCCATACCACTTGAT GTATGAAAACCTTATTTTGGTAGCAGGTGGCATAGGGATTTCACCTTTCCTAGCGATTTTGAGTGATATTCTCCACCGTGTTAATGAAGGGAGACCCTGCTTGCCACGgaatattttgattgtttggGCTGTGAAAAGATCAAATGAACTTCCTCTTCTCTCGACGATGGACCTGGAATCAATTTGTCCATATTTCTATGACAAATTAAATCTTGAGATTTCCATCTATGTTACTCGAGAGTCAGATCCTCCATTg GAGGAGGGTGATATTCATAATGTTACAGTTTCTTCTGTTTGCCCCATGTCAAAGGGCTGTGGCATGTCGGTTTTGGTTGGTACAGGTGACAGTATATGGTCTGGCCTGTACGTCATCTCGTCTACAGTGGGCTTTGTTATTTCGCTGggtattttgtatatattttacataaatcCTTGTAGCATATCAACTTGGTGGTACAAAGGACTCCTTTTTTTCGGATGTATGCTTGCAAGTGTTGTTATCTTTGGGGGTCTTGTGGTTGGTTTATGGCATCTTTGGGAAAAGAAGATTTCTGCCAGGGAAGAATACGAGGAAAATAGGCTAAAGCCTGGCATGGTTCAGCATAATGAAGATGCGGTGAATTTGTTTCAGAAAAACCATACTAGTATAACCACTATTCAGTATGGTTCAAGACCAGACTTCAAAG AAATATTCGGATCCATATCGGAGCACTGGGGTTATGCAGATGTGGGTGTCATCATATGCGGTCCTCCAACTCTTGAGACCAGTGTTGCTAGAGAAATCAGGTCTCGGAATTTAAAGAGAGAATCCCACCATCCAGTCTTCCATTTCCACAGTCATGCTTTTGATTTGTAG